A genomic window from Caldicellulosiruptor kronotskyensis 2002 includes:
- the ruvB gene encoding Holliday junction branch migration DNA helicase RuvB, translating into MERLLDNKFSVEDVHEESLRPKMLEEYIGQQKVKEKIKIFIEAAKKRKEPLDHVLLYGPPGLGKTTLANIIANEMGVDIKVTSGPAIERAGDLVAILTNIGENNILFIDEIHRLNRTIEEVLYPAMEDKKVDIVIGKGPSAKTIRLTLPPFTLIGATTRAGLLSSPLRDRFGIIERLDYYTVEELSQIVMRSASILKCDIEKEACIEIAKRSRGTPRVANRLLRRLRDYAMVKHTGSITYEVAKSGLEMFEVDEYGLDLVDRNILEAIVYKFGGGPVGLSTIAAAIGEDEGTIEDIYEPYLIQEGFLVKTARGRVATQKAISHIAKIKFKLKESGDTE; encoded by the coding sequence ATGGAAAGATTACTGGATAATAAATTTTCTGTTGAGGATGTTCATGAAGAATCATTGAGACCAAAGATGCTTGAAGAGTATATAGGCCAGCAAAAGGTGAAAGAAAAGATAAAAATCTTTATTGAAGCTGCTAAAAAAAGAAAAGAACCTCTTGATCATGTACTCTTGTATGGTCCGCCTGGTCTTGGAAAAACAACATTGGCAAACATCATTGCTAATGAAATGGGAGTTGATATAAAAGTAACATCTGGTCCTGCAATAGAAAGAGCAGGCGACCTTGTTGCCATTCTTACAAATATTGGTGAAAATAATATTTTGTTTATTGATGAAATTCATAGACTAAACAGAACAATCGAAGAGGTTTTATATCCTGCAATGGAAGACAAAAAGGTTGACATTGTGATTGGCAAAGGTCCGTCCGCAAAGACTATAAGATTGACTTTGCCACCTTTTACACTCATTGGAGCAACAACAAGGGCAGGTCTTTTATCATCACCGCTGAGAGACAGGTTTGGAATAATAGAAAGGCTTGACTATTACACAGTTGAAGAGCTGAGTCAGATTGTTATGAGGTCTGCCAGCATTTTAAAGTGCGATATAGAAAAAGAAGCATGCATAGAGATTGCAAAACGCTCAAGAGGAACTCCGAGGGTTGCAAACAGACTACTTAGAAGACTTAGAGATTATGCTATGGTAAAGCACACAGGAAGTATAACATATGAAGTTGCAAAAAGTGGTCTTGAGATGTTTGAGGTGGACGAATATGGACTTGACCTTGTTGACAGAAACATTTTAGAAGCGATAGTTTACAAGTTTGGCGGAGGACCTGTTGGACTTTCTACAATTGCAGCTGCTATTGGCGAAGATGAAGGAACAATTGAAGATATCTATGAACCTTATTTGATTCAGGAAGGTTTTTTGGTAAAGACTGCGCGAGGAAGAGTTGCAACTCAAAAAGCTATAAGTCATATAGCAAAGATAAAGTTTAAGCTCAAAGAAAGTGGTGATACCGAATGA
- the ruvA gene encoding Holliday junction branch migration protein RuvA: MIDSIVGTIQEVFNNYVILNYNNIYIKIFCNSTKFSEFLGKEKRVYVSLKFNENLSELECYGFLTREERELFLKLQKVTGVGSKLALQILSSIDFQELIVEIAKGNVARLEKVKGIGKKTASRIILELKETLKKEFKVATTAGKGENNYEKLEEISLALLSLGYDIDEVYQVLSSEDFSELSLEDGIKLALKKLSKI, from the coding sequence ATGATAGATTCTATTGTGGGAACCATCCAAGAGGTATTTAATAATTATGTTATCCTCAATTACAATAACATATACATAAAAATATTTTGTAATAGCACAAAATTCTCTGAATTTTTAGGCAAAGAAAAGAGAGTGTATGTTAGCCTGAAGTTTAACGAAAATTTATCAGAGCTTGAATGTTACGGTTTTTTGACAAGGGAAGAAAGAGAACTTTTTTTAAAGCTACAGAAGGTAACCGGTGTTGGCAGCAAATTAGCTCTACAGATTCTTTCTTCAATAGACTTTCAAGAGCTTATTGTTGAGATTGCAAAGGGAAATGTGGCAAGGCTTGAGAAGGTAAAAGGAATTGGGAAAAAAACTGCAAGCAGGATAATTCTTGAGCTCAAAGAGACACTCAAAAAAGAGTTCAAAGTAGCTACTACTGCAGGTAAAGGAGAAAATAATTACGAAAAACTTGAAGAAATATCTTTAGCACTTTTATCCTTGGGGTATGACATAGATGAAGTGTACCAGGTTCTTTCATCCGAAGATTTTTCTGAACTTTCTTTGGAAGATGGAATAAAACTTGCTTTGAAAAAATTATCAAAGATTTGA